The genomic interval CTTTTGTTTGACTCATCCACCCACACGATGCGAAATACCATTTTTTCCAGTGGGCCTGTCCATTTGCCTTCCCGGTTACCAATCGTTAAAGTATGTGCCAGGTCATTCCAGGTCATAGGTATAAGACCGTAAAGCCCGTTTTCGTAATTATAATTATCGCCTTCATCCATGTATAGCATGAACTTTGCATTTGCGCCGGTATAAATCCGAAGTTCAACTGTATCCATTGGTTTTTCAGATGTATACTGTAAAACCCTACCCATCGGGATTATGGATCCGGCTTTAACGAATAAAGGTATCTGCACAAGTGGTGCAGCAGCTAGAACCGTTTGGCCACCGGCATATTTTTTTCCTGTCCAGAAGTCATACCAACCTGCAGATTTGGGCAGGTACACATTCCATTCCTTCACTCCGGGTGCTGTAACAGGGGCCACCAGCATGGACTTCCCAAACATATATTGATAGGATTGGCTGATCGCCATGGTATCATTTCCAAAATCCATGACTAAAGGCCGCATCATGGTGCTGCCGTATTTTGAAACCTGCCAGGCCTCCGAGTAGATATAGGGCAATAACCGGTAGCGCAGGTTCAGCATGCTACGCATATGGCTCATGACCGTATCGCCATATTTCCAGGGTTCGGTTTCAGTTTGATAACCATGAATCCGGAAGATCGTATTGAATGTCCCGAATTGAAACCACCGGGTAAGAATATCATGGTACAAGGTATCCGTGTATTGGCCGGCACCGGGACGAAAGAAACCTCCTATATCGGTGGTCCAGTAAGGCATCCCGGTCATGGAGTAATTTAATCCGGAAACGATCTGTCGTTTAAAGGCATCCCAGTTCCAGCCAATATCGCCTGACCAGTTGATGGTTCCATATCGTTGCTGTCCTAAGAAAGCAGATCGGGTGAGTATGGCCACCCGCTTGGAAGGATCGGTGGCACGCTGCCCTTCATAAACAGCCTTGCTTACAAACAAGGGATAGGTAAGCCGGTAAAAATCGCCCCGGCCAAAATAGGTGTCCTTCCCTACCAGGGCATCATTTTCGGGCTCGGTGGCATCCATCCACCAGGAGTCCACGCCCAGTTTGAATAAATTTTTATTCAACACATTCCAATGTGTTTTCTGTGTTTCGGGATTGTATATATCGATCCAGGGGCTATTGTTCAGGTAAAGGTTTTTATCCAAATACTCTTTTGCTACCTCCGATTTTTTATCCAGGTTCTCCCACACAGAAATGGAAAAACGGGCATGGAGATCATGCAATTTTTTTATGAACCTCTCCGGCTCGGGGTAATGCGTGGTATCAAATTGGGGAACACCCCAACCATGTTTACCCCAATACTGCCAGTCCTGTACAATGACATCCATAGTAAGTTCTCTGCGAGGAAACTCCTCCACCGTTTTTACCAGATGATCACCCGAGGTGTACCGTTCCCGGCATTGCCAAAACCCATAGGCCCATAAGGGAAGCATGGGCGCCTGTCCGGAAAGTTGGCGATGGGTGTGGATCACATCATCTGCATTTTCTCCATAGAAGATCACATAATCGAGAGATTTTGCATTTACAGAGCGTAGTACTGTTTCATTCTCCACCCGCTTCCAGGTCAATCTTGGAAAATTAGTCGACTTACAAACAACCTGCACCTTATGTTCTCCCACCTTTAAATGCACTATTTTGCTGGCCGCTGGAGGAAGCCAGAGATTTGTCTGGTCAACACAGGGAATGCCGTCAATCACCAGCAGGTGTCGGCTTTCCATATTCCCCAGGTCCAGCATCATGGTATAATCGCCCTCCTGTTCAACGGTGAAATTTCCACCATAAAGGGTCTGTTGCCGTGAAATGCGTTGGGTTCCGGAGGTGGTGGTAACTTCGACCTGACTGACCTCGCTTGTTGCTGTAACCTGTTGAGAGAGGTGAACGAAATTATCTGCCGGGTTTAATTCTGTGAGGCCATACTGGTGCCATAGAAGCCCGAATCCCCTGCTGGAATAAAGAAACGGAATCGCGATTTGCGAATTCACCTGGATCAGTTTTCGGCTGATGTTCCTGAGGTTAAAATGCCCGTCCTGGAACTGTCCGGTACCAAACAGATATTCGCCTTCGGCGAATCAAACCCTTGTTCTGCCAAATAACATTTCTCTCCGCCAATGGTATCTGCGATCAACTTTCGGCTACCGGCCTTCTCCTGTAAAAACAGGTTCCCCTTATTATCACGGTATTCAATCGCCCCCGTTTGCTTGTTAAATGTTAAACTGATCATCTTTGTGTTCAACTGAATGGCCTCCCCGGATGCTGAAACCTTAAATGCCGGAACAGGCATCTGATTGACCAATACAAACTGTCTTTCTTCCTTCAATTCCTTTTCCCATTGTATTCGAACCGATTTTTCGGTTAAAGGGATAATATTCAAAACCCCTTCCGAAAGTTGAATGGATAAACGATCCTGAAGAATACGATGGCTCTTGTACTCCTGGGCGGTTAACACCGCAGGCAGAATTGCCAATAACAAGACCAGTTTAAAACGATAGCTCATTACCTGAT from Chitinophagales bacterium carries:
- a CDS encoding DUF4968 domain-containing protein: MSYRFKLVLLLAILPAVLTAQEYKSHRILQDRLSIQLSEGVLNIIPLTEKSVRIQWEKELKEERQFVLVNQMPVPAFKVSASGEAIQLNTKMISLTFNKQTGAIEYRDNKGNLFLQEKAGSRKLIADTIGGEKCYLAEQGFDSPKANICLVPDSSRTGILTSGTSAEN
- a CDS encoding DUF5110 domain-containing protein gives rise to the protein MNSQIAIPFLYSSRGFGLLWHQYGLTELNPADNFVHLSQQVTATSEVSQVEVTTTSGTQRISRQQTLYGGNFTVEQEGDYTMMLDLGNMESRHLLVIDGIPCVDQTNLWLPPAASKIVHLKVGEHKVQVVCKSTNFPRLTWKRVENETVLRSVNAKSLDYVIFYGENADDVIHTHRQLSGQAPMLPLWAYGFWQCRERYTSGDHLVKTVEEFPRRELTMDVIVQDWQYWGKHGWGVPQFDTTHYPEPERFIKKLHDLHARFSISVWENLDKKSEVAKEYLDKNLYLNNSPWIDIYNPETQKTHWNVLNKNLFKLGVDSWWMDATEPENDALVGKDTYFGRGDFYRLTYPLFVSKAVYEGQRATDPSKRVAILTRSAFLGQQRYGTINWSGDIGWNWDAFKRQIVSGLNYSMTGMPYWTTDIGGFFRPGAGQYTDTLYHDILTRWFQFGTFNTIFRIHGYQTETEPWKYGDTVMSHMRSMLNLRYRLLPYIYSEAWQVSKYGSTMMRPLVMDFGNDTMAISQSYQYMFGKSMLVAPVTAPGVKEWNVYLPKSAGWYDFWTGKKYAGGQTVLAAAPLVQIPLFVKAGSIIPMGRVLQYTSEKPMDTVELRIYTGANAKFMLYMDEGDNYNYENGLYGLIPMTWNDLAHTLTIGNREGKWTGPLEKMVFRIVWVDESNKRATGSPAKVKTVNYIGKQLVVRK